From Varibaculum massiliense, a single genomic window includes:
- a CDS encoding MMPL family transporter, translating to MKRFWWGKHPGFTVTIWLVAVCISMVAVFSGFGGKPLFERLITPQPASPSSPSAIGKDLYERAHGDTYPVTAVVEVNNLEKNAEQIAKMLRPLHTDLLKVKKVKGIADPFIAFDPQLPAGKKAQAATDEALAQALERGRAQAEQIAKAKGASYSQVEKARQRAEREVKKEFASHLPPVWDTIQTSQLKQMIAKDNKTFLINVQLAADGYDQVDPDARDQVAAVLSELPDYFAGSAIRATVNVVDNTGLQDAANGQVKADMLRGEGISIPISLLIMAIVFGGMLAALMPLIGAGAAIGITLLLILLLTYLITVESFVVNIVSFLGLGLSIDYGLLIVSRYRTELHKRGIHGEEDTFIFYPRFIQILVGSRREDASGMRILSRKEYRAQLLATRKPYMQALDKTMDTAGATVFFSALIVSMAILGLCIFPLPLLRLMGIGGVAVTILAMLSNMTLLPALMMLFGPSLAAPSSVATWVNWVRRHILRKPNTRSEDDPSPIFRKVSTFVTRRPWPVLVVVTLILVVMSIPLYHMEMRSSAVESMPRSIPEIGALWDMWERFPDSANPQIRVVAKTTPQQLEHWAEEKVKPLSHVKRINPAEDLKIDGKQYAAIDVYTQEKDAFAAQVKQEMQQVRDLPAPFKTWVTGQAALQTDFQDTLAQYAPYVFIAVALTTYLMLFLMTGALLLPLQALVLNMVSLMSSLGIAVWVFQYGHGEKLLGFTSLGAVESYVVAIVFCFGFGLSMDYEMFLVSRVKEIWDETADNKRAVREGLTHSASTITSAALILLVVFLGFTTGGIQAIKQIGFTLAVAVALDATLVRMGLVPAIMAICGRANWWAPKWLSSFHSRLPLPGR from the coding sequence ATGAAGCGCTTTTGGTGGGGTAAACACCCCGGCTTCACCGTAACTATCTGGTTAGTAGCTGTCTGCATTTCAATGGTGGCAGTATTTTCGGGGTTCGGGGGGAAACCCTTATTCGAACGTTTAATCACCCCTCAACCTGCCAGTCCCTCCTCGCCTTCAGCAATCGGGAAAGATCTTTACGAGCGTGCCCACGGCGATACTTATCCGGTTACTGCCGTAGTAGAGGTCAACAATCTTGAAAAAAATGCCGAGCAAATTGCTAAAATGCTGCGCCCTTTACATACCGACCTGTTAAAGGTAAAGAAAGTGAAGGGGATTGCCGACCCTTTTATCGCTTTTGATCCGCAACTTCCAGCCGGGAAAAAGGCACAAGCAGCTACCGATGAAGCCCTAGCGCAGGCGCTGGAGCGAGGCAGAGCGCAAGCCGAGCAAATTGCCAAAGCTAAAGGCGCTAGTTACAGCCAGGTGGAGAAGGCACGCCAGCGCGCTGAGAGAGAAGTGAAAAAAGAATTTGCATCTCACCTCCCCCCAGTGTGGGACACTATCCAGACCAGCCAGCTAAAACAGATGATCGCTAAGGACAATAAAACTTTCCTTATCAATGTGCAGTTAGCGGCTGACGGATATGACCAGGTAGATCCCGATGCACGTGATCAGGTAGCTGCAGTTCTAAGTGAGCTACCCGATTATTTCGCCGGGTCCGCTATCCGCGCCACAGTTAATGTGGTAGACAATACCGGGCTCCAAGACGCCGCTAATGGGCAGGTAAAAGCAGATATGTTGCGCGGGGAGGGAATTTCAATCCCGATTTCCCTGTTAATTATGGCGATAGTTTTCGGAGGAATGTTAGCCGCCCTCATGCCTCTGATTGGGGCCGGGGCAGCTATCGGAATCACCCTGCTATTGATTTTATTGCTGACCTACCTGATCACCGTGGAGTCTTTCGTAGTTAATATTGTGTCTTTCCTGGGACTAGGATTATCGATTGACTACGGACTACTAATCGTTTCCCGTTATCGAACTGAACTACATAAACGGGGAATCCATGGCGAGGAAGATACCTTCATTTTTTATCCTCGTTTCATCCAAATCTTGGTGGGATCCCGCCGCGAAGATGCTTCGGGAATGCGGATTCTCTCTCGCAAAGAGTACCGCGCTCAGCTACTTGCCACCCGTAAGCCCTATATGCAGGCTTTAGATAAAACCATGGACACTGCGGGAGCTACCGTATTTTTTTCCGCGCTAATCGTGTCAATGGCGATTTTAGGGCTGTGTATTTTCCCGCTACCTTTACTGCGTCTTATGGGAATCGGGGGAGTAGCGGTAACTATTTTGGCGATGCTCTCCAATATGACCCTACTACCTGCATTAATGATGCTTTTTGGACCGAGCCTGGCTGCACCTTCCTCCGTTGCTACCTGGGTAAACTGGGTGCGTCGCCATATCTTGCGCAAACCTAATACCCGCTCCGAGGACGACCCCTCCCCGATTTTCCGTAAAGTGTCCACTTTTGTAACCCGCCGTCCATGGCCGGTGCTAGTAGTAGTGACCCTGATTCTAGTGGTGATGTCGATTCCCTTGTACCACATGGAAATGCGTTCTTCCGCAGTGGAATCTATGCCGCGCTCAATCCCCGAGATTGGGGCACTATGGGATATGTGGGAACGTTTCCCCGACTCGGCTAACCCCCAGATTCGGGTGGTCGCTAAAACTACTCCTCAGCAGCTAGAACATTGGGCGGAGGAGAAGGTAAAACCACTTTCTCACGTAAAGAGGATTAACCCCGCCGAAGACCTGAAAATCGATGGCAAACAATACGCTGCTATCGATGTTTATACACAGGAAAAAGATGCCTTCGCTGCGCAAGTGAAACAGGAAATGCAGCAGGTACGCGATTTACCGGCCCCCTTTAAAACTTGGGTTACCGGTCAGGCGGCGTTGCAAACAGATTTTCAAGACACCTTGGCTCAGTACGCGCCCTACGTATTTATCGCCGTTGCTCTCACCACCTATTTGATGCTGTTTCTAATGACCGGAGCATTGTTGCTTCCCCTGCAAGCCCTGGTGTTAAACATGGTTTCTTTAATGTCATCTCTGGGGATTGCGGTTTGGGTATTCCAATATGGTCACGGGGAAAAACTTCTGGGGTTCACTTCCCTCGGGGCGGTGGAATCTTACGTAGTGGCAATCGTATTTTGTTTTGGTTTTGGCTTATCAATGGACTACGAAATGTTCTTGGTTTCGCGGGTTAAGGAAATCTGGGACGAAACCGCAGATAATAAACGAGCGGTTCGTGAGGGGCTCACCCATTCGGCCTCTACTATTACCTCGGCAGCTCTAATCTTGCTAGTAGTATTCTTAGGTTTCACCACCGGAGGTATCCAGGCAATTAAACAAATCGGGTTCACCCTGGCAGTAGCGGTCGCTCTTGACGCTACTTTAGTACGTATGGGGCTAGTACCTGCGATTATGGCTATCTGTGGGCGCGCTAACTGGTGGGCTCCCAAATGGTTGAGTTCCTTCCATTCGCGCCTGCCCCTTCCGGGACGCTAA
- a CDS encoding carbon storage regulator, which produces MLVLTRRRGEEIVIGDQVVITVVESHKDNVRIGISAPRELTIRRGELLDEPARERLGLQGPGPVNKTETPKQ; this is translated from the coding sequence ATGCTAGTACTGACCCGCCGACGTGGCGAAGAGATTGTAATCGGCGACCAAGTGGTGATTACGGTAGTGGAATCTCATAAAGATAATGTCCGTATCGGGATTAGCGCTCCGCGCGAGCTCACTATTCGGCGGGGCGAGCTTCTGGATGAACCAGCCCGGGAGCGTTTAGGTTTACAAGGGCCCGGACCGGTCAATAAAACGGAAACTCCTAAACAATAA
- a CDS encoding Re/Si-specific NAD(P)(+) transhydrogenase subunit alpha: MRIGVPKEPTPDQTLVAATPDTVKKLSKLGYEVLVEQGAGEKAAYLDEQYLAAGAQIVDTQAAWQADIVTVLDTPPANYLDLIRPGALLIARMAPARHPETVDALVERGITGFAMDTVPRISRAQSMDVLSSMSNVSGYRAVIEAAESFGRLFTGQVTAAGKIPPAKVYVIGVGVAGLAAIGTANSMGAQVSATDVRSETAEQAESLGATFVPIPIAQEKSDDGYAKEMSADQADAATKLYTEQAAANDIVITTANIPGRRSPLLITKEAVAAMAPGSVIVDMAAAGGGNCELTRPGEKVVTENGVTIIGYTDLAGRLPGQSSQLYGQNIVNLFKLITPEKDGNYVLDMEDEVVRGITVSKGGENMFPPPPIKVHAAPAPEKTESVADAAEMARKKAEAAASKKRKRLLWAAVGIVLGLALIAATPKPLIPYYFILMLAIVVGFYVITSVTHSLHTPLMSETNAISGIILVGAILQVGSANPLVSALSFLAILVASINIFGGFSVTHRMLAMFRGEEK, encoded by the coding sequence GTGCGAATTGGAGTTCCTAAAGAGCCCACGCCAGACCAAACTTTGGTCGCTGCCACTCCGGATACGGTAAAGAAACTCAGCAAACTGGGATATGAAGTCCTGGTTGAGCAGGGGGCAGGCGAAAAAGCCGCCTACCTAGATGAGCAGTATTTGGCCGCCGGAGCGCAAATCGTGGACACTCAGGCGGCCTGGCAGGCCGATATTGTAACTGTTCTAGATACCCCCCCTGCGAACTACCTGGATCTGATTAGGCCCGGGGCGCTGCTAATCGCCAGGATGGCACCTGCTCGACACCCCGAAACCGTAGATGCGCTGGTAGAAAGGGGGATTACCGGGTTTGCGATGGACACGGTTCCGCGTATCTCTCGGGCGCAATCCATGGATGTGCTCTCCTCGATGTCGAATGTGTCCGGATATCGTGCGGTTATCGAGGCGGCAGAAAGTTTCGGGCGCCTCTTTACCGGTCAGGTAACTGCCGCCGGGAAAATCCCGCCCGCCAAGGTCTATGTGATTGGAGTGGGGGTGGCCGGCCTCGCTGCTATTGGCACCGCCAACTCTATGGGCGCCCAGGTGAGCGCCACTGACGTGCGCAGTGAAACCGCGGAGCAAGCCGAATCGCTGGGAGCCACCTTCGTTCCTATCCCCATCGCGCAGGAAAAATCGGATGACGGCTACGCCAAAGAAATGAGCGCCGATCAAGCAGATGCTGCCACCAAGCTCTACACCGAGCAGGCAGCCGCGAATGACATTGTAATTACCACCGCGAATATCCCCGGTCGCCGCTCGCCGCTGCTAATCACTAAAGAGGCAGTAGCGGCCATGGCTCCCGGTTCGGTAATCGTGGATATGGCGGCAGCTGGCGGCGGTAACTGTGAGCTGACCAGACCGGGCGAAAAAGTAGTCACCGAAAATGGGGTGACCATTATTGGTTACACCGATTTGGCCGGACGCCTACCTGGGCAGTCATCCCAGCTGTACGGACAAAATATTGTTAACCTGTTTAAGCTGATCACTCCCGAAAAAGACGGTAACTACGTCCTCGATATGGAGGACGAAGTAGTACGGGGGATTACGGTATCCAAGGGCGGGGAAAATATGTTTCCCCCGCCTCCAATCAAGGTGCACGCCGCTCCCGCCCCAGAGAAAACCGAGTCGGTCGCTGACGCAGCCGAGATGGCTCGCAAGAAAGCTGAAGCGGCAGCCTCGAAGAAGCGTAAACGTCTGCTGTGGGCAGCTGTAGGGATTGTTTTGGGACTGGCACTGATTGCCGCCACCCCCAAGCCGCTGATTCCCTATTACTTCATATTGATGTTGGCGATTGTGGTGGGCTTCTATGTGATTACCTCCGTTACTCACTCGTTACACACCCCGCTAATGAGTGAAACCAACGCCATCTCAGGAATTATTCTGGTAGGAGCGATTTTGCAGGTAGGCAGCGCTAATCCGCTGGTGTCCGCACTTAGCTTCCTAGCAATCTTGGTGGCATCGATTAACATCTTCGGCGGTTTCTCGGTGACCCACCGAATGCTGGCCATGTTCCGGGGGGAGGAGAAATAA
- the pntB gene encoding Re/Si-specific NAD(P)(+) transhydrogenase subunit beta, whose protein sequence is MSNVLFAVTPTLVANASKGEFWISRGQNIAYLIAALLFILALAGLSKNETALRGNRFGAIGMLVAVVATIAVAFHNAGGPGYQSTLVTALLIAVAMIAGAIIGLWRAKTIPMTGMPELVAMLHSFVGLAAVLVGYNTFIHMPGEFKKAGVDAATAINPATVGFHLGEVGVGIFIGAVTLTGSIVAYLKLSGKIKGAPLTLPGRNWLNAIAIIVSIVLIGVMVRGPHLSATAMTLTWMQWIAIIVMTIIALVLGLHLVAAIGGGDMPVVVSMLNSYSGWAAAAAGFMLGNNMLIIAGALVGSSGAYLSYIMCKAMNRSFVSVILGGFGSDGGPAKGADTDYGDYTETSAAEVAQALKDASSVIITPGYGMAQAQAQFPVADLTAKLREAGVNVRFGIHPVAGRMPGHMNVLLAEAKVPYDVVLEMDEINDDFPDTDVVLVIGANDTVNPDATKPGSPIAGMPVLEVWKARQVVVFKRSMNPGYAGVQNPLFFNENTDMLFGDAKASVEEIVRNL, encoded by the coding sequence ATGAGTAATGTGCTATTTGCGGTAACTCCCACCCTGGTTGCCAATGCTTCTAAGGGCGAATTTTGGATTAGCAGGGGGCAAAACATTGCTTACCTGATTGCGGCGCTGCTGTTCATTTTGGCGCTCGCGGGTCTGTCAAAAAATGAGACCGCCCTGCGCGGTAACCGTTTTGGGGCAATCGGAATGTTGGTGGCAGTGGTCGCTACTATCGCGGTGGCGTTTCATAACGCGGGCGGACCTGGATATCAATCCACCCTGGTTACCGCGCTTTTGATCGCCGTAGCCATGATTGCAGGTGCAATTATCGGACTGTGGCGAGCCAAAACTATTCCCATGACCGGTATGCCGGAACTGGTAGCAATGCTGCACTCCTTCGTAGGTTTAGCGGCGGTGCTGGTGGGCTATAACACTTTCATTCACATGCCCGGAGAGTTCAAGAAAGCGGGCGTAGATGCAGCTACCGCGATTAACCCCGCCACGGTAGGGTTCCACCTCGGTGAAGTAGGAGTAGGGATTTTTATCGGCGCGGTTACCCTCACCGGTTCTATCGTCGCCTACCTGAAACTATCGGGAAAGATTAAGGGCGCGCCCCTGACGCTGCCGGGACGAAACTGGCTGAACGCTATCGCCATTATCGTATCCATCGTGCTCATCGGAGTGATGGTGCGCGGCCCGCACCTGAGCGCTACCGCCATGACCTTGACTTGGATGCAGTGGATAGCCATTATCGTGATGACTATTATCGCCCTAGTGTTGGGGCTACACCTGGTGGCAGCGATTGGTGGCGGCGATATGCCGGTAGTAGTTTCCATGCTTAACTCTTACTCCGGTTGGGCAGCGGCTGCCGCGGGCTTCATGTTGGGTAACAATATGCTGATCATCGCGGGTGCCCTGGTGGGCTCTTCTGGTGCCTACCTGTCCTACATCATGTGCAAAGCCATGAACCGTTCGTTCGTCTCCGTGATTTTGGGAGGCTTCGGCTCTGACGGGGGACCGGCGAAGGGGGCAGACACCGATTACGGTGACTACACCGAAACCAGTGCGGCCGAGGTCGCCCAAGCGTTAAAGGATGCCTCCAGCGTGATTATTACCCCCGGTTACGGGATGGCGCAGGCACAAGCCCAGTTCCCGGTAGCGGATTTAACTGCCAAGCTGCGCGAGGCAGGAGTAAACGTGCGGTTCGGAATCCACCCGGTAGCCGGACGGATGCCCGGACACATGAATGTACTGCTGGCAGAGGCCAAAGTTCCCTACGATGTGGTGCTAGAGATGGATGAGATTAACGACGACTTCCCCGATACTGACGTGGTGTTGGTGATTGGGGCGAACGATACTGTTAATCCCGATGCCACTAAACCGGGCAGCCCGATTGCGGGAATGCCGGTGCTGGAAGTGTGGAAGGCACGCCAAGTAGTGGTGTTTAAACGGTCGATGAATCCCGGTTATGCCGGGGTGCAAAATCCGCTGTTCTTTAACGAAAACACCGATATGCTCTTCGGTGACGCGAAAGCCTCGGTAGAAGAAATCGTGCGTAACCTGTAA
- a CDS encoding LmeA family phospholipid-binding protein, protein MRFLKRFVIVLAVLALLLGVLDRVTCWWTESEATQALERRGAENATVKVNDLPFLTSLISGDINQVAVTIPRFDIASEGGAVPVTNVTAQLQGLQLSPTRLDIDKIGQLKIQADLGGEALSALVAQKAPEVKVRLSQGKLTFSTTKWGQEILADGQIELNGGPDGVSPTLVVKPTVLKTQLPSLIATRIQLPDFLPTLNIPISGVPASLQLKSAQVKADHLVLKLEGKNILMPKDSNS, encoded by the coding sequence GTGCGATTTCTAAAGCGATTTGTAATAGTGCTAGCAGTGCTCGCCCTGCTATTGGGGGTCTTAGACCGGGTTACTTGCTGGTGGACGGAAAGCGAAGCCACTCAAGCGTTAGAGAGGCGTGGCGCAGAAAATGCCACGGTCAAGGTGAATGATTTACCTTTCTTAACCTCACTAATCAGCGGGGATATTAATCAGGTGGCGGTAACCATTCCCCGTTTCGATATTGCGTCCGAGGGCGGGGCAGTGCCGGTAACTAATGTGACCGCTCAGCTTCAGGGGTTGCAGCTTAGTCCTACTCGTCTTGATATCGATAAGATTGGGCAGTTAAAAATACAGGCAGATTTAGGTGGGGAAGCGCTATCTGCTCTAGTGGCACAAAAGGCTCCTGAGGTGAAAGTACGTTTGAGCCAGGGGAAACTCACTTTTTCCACTACCAAGTGGGGGCAAGAGATTCTCGCTGACGGGCAAATCGAACTAAACGGCGGCCCGGATGGAGTTTCCCCTACTTTAGTGGTTAAACCGACCGTACTGAAAACCCAGTTGCCATCGCTAATAGCCACCCGGATTCAACTTCCGGATTTCTTGCCGACATTAAATATCCCGATTAGTGGTGTTCCCGCCAGTTTGCAGCTAAAAAGTGCCCAGGTTAAAGCTGATCACCTGGTCTTAAAACTTGAGGGTAAAAATATCTTGATGCCTAAAGATTCTAATTCTTAA
- the trxA gene encoding thioredoxin — protein MTKPLEVTEKDFDQQVLKSELPVLVDFWAPWCGPCRQMGPIVDEVAAEVAGKAKVVKVNIDENPQLAAKYGINSIPMFMVFNQGEIVRGILGANPKRELLGPLQAEIDK, from the coding sequence ATGACAAAACCCCTAGAAGTTACAGAAAAAGATTTTGACCAGCAAGTATTAAAATCTGAACTCCCGGTGTTGGTAGATTTTTGGGCACCCTGGTGCGGACCTTGCCGCCAGATGGGTCCGATAGTAGATGAGGTGGCCGCCGAGGTTGCGGGGAAAGCTAAAGTCGTCAAAGTAAATATCGACGAGAACCCCCAGCTGGCAGCCAAATATGGCATTAACTCTATCCCCATGTTCATGGTGTTCAACCAGGGGGAGATTGTTCGCGGCATTCTGGGAGCTAACCCCAAACGGGAACTCCTGGGTCCACTACAGGCAGAAATCGATAAATAA
- the trxB gene encoding thioredoxin-disulfide reductase yields the protein MSVRDIIIIGSGPAGYTAAIYTARAGLNPLLIAGEVTAGGALMNTTEVENFPGFPEGIQGPDLMANMLSQAERFGCEILYEDALELSLEGEIKQVVTSEGQYQARRVILAMGSEYRKLNVPGEVELSGRGVSYCATCDGFFFKDQHLAVVGGGDSAMEEALFLTKFAKKVTVIHRRDQLRASQIMAERAGANPKIDFAWNSTVAQINGEDKVESITLQSTVDGKESTLDATGVFVAIGHEPRSQLVKEQVDLDESRYVRVDLPGTATNVPGVFACGDLVDHTYRQAITAAASGCRAALDAERSLAD from the coding sequence ATGTCGGTACGCGACATTATCATTATCGGTTCAGGACCTGCCGGCTATACGGCGGCCATCTACACCGCCCGTGCGGGTCTTAATCCCCTGCTGATTGCTGGGGAAGTAACCGCAGGTGGCGCCCTCATGAACACTACCGAGGTGGAAAACTTTCCCGGTTTCCCTGAAGGGATCCAAGGACCGGATTTGATGGCGAATATGCTTTCGCAGGCTGAACGTTTCGGTTGCGAGATTCTTTACGAGGACGCCCTTGAGCTTTCCCTAGAGGGGGAGATAAAACAGGTGGTTACCTCCGAGGGCCAGTATCAGGCTCGCCGCGTGATTTTGGCGATGGGTTCGGAGTACCGCAAACTGAATGTGCCTGGCGAGGTGGAACTATCCGGACGCGGAGTTTCCTATTGTGCTACCTGTGACGGTTTCTTCTTCAAAGACCAGCATTTGGCGGTCGTCGGCGGGGGAGACTCCGCAATGGAAGAAGCGCTATTCTTAACTAAGTTCGCCAAGAAAGTAACGGTGATTCATCGCCGCGATCAGCTGCGCGCCTCCCAGATTATGGCCGAACGGGCTGGGGCTAACCCCAAGATCGATTTCGCTTGGAACAGTACTGTTGCCCAGATTAATGGGGAAGACAAAGTAGAGTCGATTACCTTGCAGTCGACTGTGGACGGCAAAGAAAGCACGTTGGACGCCACCGGCGTGTTCGTGGCGATTGGTCACGAGCCGCGCTCCCAGCTAGTTAAAGAACAGGTAGATCTGGATGAATCCAGATATGTGCGGGTTGACCTGCCCGGTACCGCCACCAATGTTCCCGGCGTATTCGCCTGTGGAGATTTAGTCGACCACACCTATCGGCAAGCAATTACCGCTGCCGCTTCCGGATGCCGAGCTGCCCTGGATGCCGAACGTTCCCTAGCTGACTAG